In Candidatus Bathyarchaeia archaeon, the following are encoded in one genomic region:
- a CDS encoding coenzyme F420-0:L-glutamate ligase gives MVKYKVRVVTTKYWRPGEDYLREIIHNVKGKIADGDFVVVSEKAISTASNNIIDEGTAEPSSNAKLIAKFWMRIVWGYFLGRLCRLRRRLIQHLRNYPLDSGSRHKQVALQYAGLLQALMFGSEGGIDGSNLPYSYVSLPLNNAQEIAQKIHSQIWLNLHKKVSVIIVDTDKTYSIMNFHFTPRPKPIKSIHSFGGFLAYVVGRFLKLKRRATPIAVAGCRLPTENALEIAEIANRARGFGAGRTVWDMAEKFKAGLTDVSWEMLETVKHKPIVIVRSKR, from the coding sequence ATGGTCAAGTATAAAGTGCGAGTTGTAACAACAAAATATTGGCGTCCGGGAGAGGATTACTTAAGAGAAATAATCCATAATGTCAAGGGAAAGATTGCTGATGGAGATTTTGTTGTTGTTTCGGAAAAGGCAATCTCAACAGCATCAAATAATATTATTGACGAAGGCACTGCTGAGCCAAGCTCCAATGCCAAGTTGATTGCCAAGTTCTGGATGCGCATAGTTTGGGGCTATTTTCTGGGTCGGCTGTGTCGCCTTCGTAGGAGACTAATCCAGCATCTCAGAAACTATCCTTTAGACAGCGGAAGCCGTCACAAACAAGTTGCACTACAATATGCAGGGCTTTTGCAAGCTTTAATGTTTGGTTCGGAAGGCGGCATCGACGGAAGCAACTTACCATACTCGTATGTTAGCCTGCCATTAAACAACGCACAAGAGATAGCACAAAAAATACACTCGCAAATTTGGCTGAACTTGCATAAGAAAGTATCAGTGATAATTGTGGATACTGACAAGACCTACTCGATTATGAATTTTCACTTTACTCCACGCCCAAAACCAATCAAAAGCATCCATTCATTCGGCGGTTTCCTCGCATATGTTGTTGGACGATTTTTAAAGCTCAAGCGAAGAGCCACACCAATAGCTGTGGCTGGATGCAGATTGCCTACGGAAAACGCTTTAGAAATAGCTGAAATTGCGAATCGCGCTAGAGGTTTTGGCGCTGGAAGAACTGTTTGGGACATGGCGGAAAAATTCAAAGCTGGACTAACTGACGTTAGCTGGGAGATGCTTGAGACAGTAAAGCATAAACCCATAGTCATTGTTAGAAGCAAAAGGTGA
- a CDS encoding thymidylate synthase yields the protein MKHVKIQAFDCPDAWYKTLNEIWKNGDTFEVKYGSECSLTKKLNVSIEILHPENRPLVDDKAPCDMKYVQWYALKYLWSGLIEDETYTYGSRLRKPVDQVEEAIKRYLEERNDRQVTLVIRMPEDIKKKIGNEKHEPPCLSLIDTEILDEQLHLTCYFRSWDAYAGLPANIAGIQLFAEALVSEINERGNLNLQTGKLIFHSKNCHIYERQFKIVEDLINPKKTPRRVLSSQTATAQP from the coding sequence ATGAAACACGTTAAAATTCAAGCGTTCGACTGTCCCGACGCTTGGTATAAAACGTTGAATGAGATATGGAAGAACGGCGACACGTTCGAGGTTAAGTACGGGTCTGAATGTTCTCTTACAAAGAAGCTTAACGTAAGCATAGAAATTCTCCACCCAGAAAACCGACCCTTAGTGGATGATAAGGCTCCATGCGACATGAAATACGTTCAATGGTACGCACTAAAATACCTGTGGTCGGGACTTATTGAAGACGAAACTTACACGTACGGCTCTAGGCTCAGAAAACCAGTTGACCAAGTCGAAGAAGCAATTAAAAGATATCTGGAGGAAAGAAACGATAGGCAAGTAACTCTTGTTATAAGAATGCCAGAGGACATTAAAAAGAAAATTGGAAACGAGAAACATGAGCCTCCATGTTTGAGTTTAATAGACACAGAAATACTTGATGAGCAATTGCACTTGACTTGCTATTTTAGGTCATGGGACGCCTATGCCGGTTTGCCAGCTAACATCGCGGGGATTCAGTTGTTTGCAGAAGCGCTTGTGTCAGAAATCAATGAACGAGGAAATTTAAACCTTCAAACAGGCAAACTAATCTTTCACAGCAAAAATTGCCACATATACGAAAGACAGTTCAAAATAGTTGAGGATTTGATTAACCCAAAGAAAACTCCGAGACGCGTTTTGTCCAGTCAAACAGCAACGGCTCAACCTTAA
- a CDS encoding FAD-dependent oxidoreductase, whose translation MPRRIVIIGAHAAGVDAASAARKTDRTAEITLITEEKHAGYSRCGLPFVLAGHIPSFQNLIVFPPSFYQMMKLNLKTETKVTKINAGNKTVETVDKAGKTEALPYDSLILATGANSFTPPIRGKEKQGIHSLRTLEDGERIEEAIRNGAKTAVVMGAGLIGLEVAVALRERGLKVTVVELLPQILPMMLDAGMASMIQEMLQTKGINILTGKGVEEFLGTEKVTGIMAGGQQINADLFVSAFGVRANTQLAVDAGIALGETKTIKTNARMETNVKDIYAIGDCAESTHIVTQKPAVQQLGTVAVRHGKVAGINAAGGYALFTGVLGSAVTRLYDTEAGVTGLTEAAAQRARIDVVTGTITSKTKADYYPGARSIKVKLVVEKESQRIIGAQIIGGEEVTQRINAISFAIQKQMTVRELAKADTAYAPPVCETWEPLVLAAEMVLMKLK comes from the coding sequence ATGCCGAGACGCATAGTAATAATTGGCGCACATGCCGCAGGCGTCGATGCAGCATCAGCAGCTAGAAAAACCGACCGCACTGCAGAAATAACGCTAATAACCGAGGAAAAACACGCGGGTTACTCACGTTGTGGACTGCCCTTCGTGCTCGCAGGGCACATACCAAGCTTCCAAAACCTAATCGTTTTCCCACCATCCTTCTACCAAATGATGAAACTCAACCTTAAAACCGAAACCAAAGTCACAAAAATTAACGCTGGAAACAAAACCGTCGAAACAGTAGACAAAGCTGGCAAAACTGAAGCTTTACCTTATGACAGTCTAATCCTAGCCACAGGCGCAAACTCCTTCACGCCGCCCATAAGAGGAAAAGAAAAACAGGGCATACATTCCCTAAGAACATTAGAAGACGGAGAAAGAATAGAAGAAGCAATCAGAAACGGAGCCAAAACCGCAGTAGTCATGGGAGCGGGTCTAATCGGTCTCGAAGTGGCAGTAGCTCTCCGAGAAAGAGGCTTAAAAGTCACGGTTGTCGAACTGTTGCCTCAGATTCTCCCAATGATGCTTGATGCAGGCATGGCAAGCATGATTCAAGAAATGCTCCAAACAAAAGGAATAAACATCCTCACCGGAAAAGGCGTTGAGGAATTTCTTGGAACAGAAAAAGTGACAGGCATAATGGCGGGTGGACAACAAATTAACGCAGATTTGTTCGTCAGCGCATTCGGCGTGAGAGCCAACACTCAACTCGCAGTTGACGCTGGCATCGCTTTGGGAGAAACCAAAACAATAAAGACAAACGCGAGAATGGAAACAAACGTCAAAGACATTTACGCAATAGGCGACTGCGCAGAAAGCACCCACATAGTCACACAAAAACCAGCCGTTCAACAACTTGGAACAGTCGCCGTAAGACACGGAAAAGTTGCAGGAATCAACGCCGCCGGAGGCTATGCACTTTTCACTGGAGTTTTAGGCTCGGCTGTAACGAGACTTTACGACACAGAAGCAGGCGTTACTGGATTGACTGAAGCTGCAGCGCAAAGAGCAAGAATTGATGTTGTGACTGGAACAATCACTTCGAAAACGAAAGCAGACTATTACCCGGGTGCAAGATCAATCAAAGTGAAACTTGTCGTCGAAAAAGAATCACAGCGAATAATTGGAGCCCAAATAATCGGCGGAGAAGAAGTAACCCAACGCATAAACGCCATATCCTTCGCAATACAGAAACAAATGACAGTCCGCGAATTAGCCAAAGCAGACACCGCTTATGCACCGCCAGTATGCGAAACTTGGGAACCATTGGTTTTGGCTGCTGAAATGGTACTAATGAAGCTGAAGTAA
- the gcvH gene encoding glycine cleavage system protein GcvH, with product MVKVNGYEVPEGLYYTKDFEWAKIEGDKVRVGITDYAQKQLREIVYAELPSPGSTTKQNEPYGTVESVKAVSDLVAPISGEILEVNAEVQSKPELLNEDPYGKGWLLVIKPSNLKAELANIMDFNKAVEWHKSLAK from the coding sequence ATGGTAAAAGTAAACGGATACGAAGTGCCAGAAGGACTGTATTACACAAAAGATTTTGAATGGGCCAAAATTGAAGGAGACAAAGTTCGCGTAGGTATAACAGACTACGCACAAAAACAACTAAGAGAAATAGTCTATGCAGAACTGCCAAGCCCTGGGTCAACAACCAAACAAAACGAACCCTACGGCACAGTGGAATCTGTAAAAGCCGTTTCAGATTTAGTCGCACCCATAAGCGGAGAAATCCTCGAAGTAAACGCGGAAGTCCAATCGAAACCAGAGTTGCTAAACGAGGACCCCTACGGAAAAGGCTGGTTGCTAGTGATTAAACCCTCTAACCTCAAAGCGGAATTAGCCAACATAATGGACTTCAACAAAGCTGTCGAATGGCACAAAAGCTTAGCAAAATAG
- a CDS encoding CoA-binding protein, with amino-acid sequence MESTIKQLDAFFKPKSVAVVGATKRINKAGHVIFKNFVENKRRGVFEGEVFPVNPNEDSILGFTCYPTLTKIPGKLDLVVIVVPANIVPKIMEDAASKKVKVAVIISSGFSEIGNYELENKIVATAKKAGIRVLGPNCLGVYDTRTGVDMLFLPETKILTTGDEVVATPRPLKGDIAIVTQSGAFGVSALDYLTGRQIGVSKFVSFGNKCDVDEAEMLHYLLYDDETKVVLLYVEDIKSGREFIKIAKNVTKKKPIVALKAGRTEAGARAAASHTGAMAGSDKIYDAVFAQTGVLRAKDMEEFFDAGKALAMQPPANGENVGIITDAGGPGIMAVDECELRGLTVKRFSESTIRKFERLKEEGKLPKFATNSNPVDVTGSATSEMFEYATEILFQDPEIHGIILLGLHHTPALQEDYIDRVAKVANKYEKPIVACDIGETEMALHTRFRFDKLGIPAYPSPEDAARAMNALVKYGLYLKKSGCLREYVKSFLKNKQKQ; translated from the coding sequence ATGGAATCAACAATTAAGCAATTAGACGCCTTCTTTAAACCAAAATCCGTCGCAGTTGTCGGAGCAACAAAAAGGATAAACAAGGCTGGGCACGTGATTTTCAAAAATTTTGTTGAAAACAAGAGAAGAGGAGTTTTCGAAGGAGAAGTTTTTCCAGTTAACCCCAACGAGGACTCCATTTTAGGATTCACATGCTACCCCACATTGACGAAAATTCCCGGCAAACTTGATTTGGTCGTGATTGTTGTTCCCGCAAACATTGTTCCAAAAATAATGGAAGACGCAGCATCCAAAAAAGTGAAAGTTGCAGTCATCATCAGTTCAGGATTCAGCGAAATCGGAAACTACGAACTTGAAAACAAAATTGTAGCAACTGCCAAAAAAGCAGGAATACGCGTTCTAGGACCAAACTGCCTCGGAGTTTACGACACAAGAACAGGCGTGGACATGCTGTTTCTGCCAGAAACAAAAATTCTCACAACCGGAGACGAGGTTGTAGCAACTCCAAGACCGTTAAAAGGAGACATCGCAATCGTCACACAAAGCGGCGCCTTCGGCGTTTCAGCACTTGACTATTTAACCGGACGCCAAATCGGAGTCAGCAAGTTTGTAAGTTTCGGCAACAAATGCGACGTAGACGAAGCTGAAATGCTACATTACCTTTTGTATGATGACGAAACCAAAGTTGTTCTGCTGTATGTTGAAGATATAAAATCTGGAAGAGAATTCATCAAAATAGCTAAAAATGTAACAAAGAAAAAGCCAATAGTGGCGCTTAAAGCTGGAAGAACAGAAGCTGGCGCAAGAGCCGCCGCCTCGCACACTGGCGCCATGGCTGGTTCAGACAAAATATATGATGCTGTTTTTGCACAGACTGGAGTCTTAAGAGCAAAGGACATGGAAGAGTTTTTTGACGCGGGAAAAGCATTGGCTATGCAGCCGCCAGCAAATGGAGAAAACGTGGGGATAATCACCGACGCAGGCGGTCCAGGCATAATGGCTGTCGACGAATGCGAATTGAGAGGATTAACGGTTAAACGTTTTTCTGAAAGCACAATTCGAAAGTTTGAACGCTTAAAGGAAGAAGGGAAACTTCCAAAGTTTGCAACCAACTCAAACCCGGTGGACGTGACAGGATCTGCAACTTCGGAGATGTTTGAATATGCAACGGAAATTCTCTTTCAAGACCCAGAAATCCATGGCATAATACTGCTAGGTTTACATCACACTCCCGCCTTGCAGGAAGACTACATTGACAGAGTAGCAAAAGTCGCAAACAAATACGAAAAACCCATAGTCGCATGTGACATCGGAGAGACAGAAATGGCTTTACACACGCGCTTCAGATTTGACAAACTAGGCATTCCCGCTTATCCTTCGCCGGAAGACGCTGCAAGAGCTATGAACGCCTTGGTAAAATATGGACTCTACTTAAAGAAAAGTGGATGCTTACGGGAATATGTGAAAAGTTTTCTGAAAAACAAACAGAAACAGTAG
- a CDS encoding asparagine synthetase A — protein MKRTPSFARSITIAQNKLVEIPKPLELLSQSEIQRKQNVSKITTFTLEYLTSEFLKSGFEWLLPVIFSKSTDPLWPDPGASIEKRVEVEIYGKTVRATQSMIVHKIVACSLVQPKLFVLSPNVRIEKIERANSGLHAYEFTQLDFEIRNASSREVRSLVERMISGLVRNVKSNLSFELSFLNRNHSLKIPETPFKVYDREELENKYGRNWETQLTLEIANPVWITNVPREFYDFEDFENGKWDNYDLLLPRYGEVLSGSKREWEYHKLIRKMERDNVKQENFALLLNLAKQGKLKPSAGAGIGIERLVSWIASARHVGETQMFPKIPGLVYDL, from the coding sequence ATGAAGAGGACTCCCTCATTCGCAAGAAGTATAACCATAGCTCAGAATAAACTAGTTGAGATACCAAAGCCTCTAGAGTTGCTCTCTCAAAGCGAGATTCAAAGAAAACAAAACGTCAGCAAAATAACAACTTTCACCCTGGAATATCTCACCAGCGAATTTCTAAAAAGTGGATTCGAGTGGCTGCTACCAGTGATATTTTCCAAATCCACTGACCCTCTATGGCCAGATCCAGGAGCATCTATCGAGAAGCGTGTAGAAGTAGAGATTTACGGAAAAACTGTTAGAGCAACACAAAGCATGATAGTTCACAAAATTGTTGCATGCTCTCTTGTCCAGCCAAAACTATTTGTGCTTTCGCCCAACGTGAGAATCGAGAAAATAGAAAGAGCAAACAGTGGATTGCATGCCTACGAGTTTACACAGTTAGATTTTGAAATCAGAAATGCAAGTTCACGCGAAGTGAGAAGCCTTGTTGAAAGAATGATTTCTGGGCTGGTAAGAAATGTGAAAAGTAATTTGAGTTTTGAATTGTCTTTTCTCAACAGAAACCACAGTTTAAAGATTCCCGAAACACCATTCAAGGTTTATGATAGAGAGGAACTTGAAAACAAGTATGGAAGAAACTGGGAAACACAACTCACGCTTGAAATCGCCAACCCTGTATGGATAACTAACGTTCCCCGCGAATTCTACGATTTCGAAGACTTTGAGAACGGCAAGTGGGACAACTATGATTTGCTGTTGCCAAGGTATGGAGAAGTGCTTTCTGGCTCAAAAAGAGAATGGGAATACCACAAATTAATAAGAAAAATGGAAAGAGACAACGTCAAACAAGAAAATTTCGCATTACTACTGAATCTGGCTAAACAAGGAAAACTAAAACCTTCCGCAGGCGCCGGAATAGGAATAGAAAGACTAGTCAGCTGGATAGCAAGCGCTAGACACGTGGGAGAAACGCAAATGTTCCCAAAAATCCCAGGACTAGTATACGACCTATAA
- a CDS encoding inositol-3-phosphate synthase, whose translation MPEIRVALVGVGNSASALIQGAQYYKNAKEDETVPGLMHVNFGGYHIRDVKFVAAFEVNKNKIGKDLAEAIFTEPNCVAKFADVPHLGVKVSPAPILDGVAEHMKETFNIHDDSKLKQTDVVNVLKEAKAEILVNYLPVGSRNATRFYAQAALDAGCAFVNCIPEFITSDPVWSKKFEEKGLPVAGDDVKSQLGATILHRNLVRLCVDRGVIVDETYQLNLGGDTDFQNMTVEERLHTKRISKTEAVTSLVPYELPTRIGPSDYVPFLGNKKICYIWLKGRKFGDRPLTITVKLEVEDSPNSAGVVIDVIRAAKLALDRKIAGPLISISSYAFKHPPIQVPDPIAKEWVEEYIQGKRER comes from the coding sequence TTGCCAGAAATTCGAGTAGCGCTCGTAGGCGTCGGCAACAGTGCATCTGCACTCATCCAAGGAGCTCAATACTACAAAAATGCAAAAGAAGACGAAACAGTGCCGGGACTCATGCACGTGAACTTCGGCGGATACCACATTAGAGATGTAAAGTTTGTTGCCGCTTTCGAAGTGAACAAAAACAAAATTGGAAAGGACTTAGCTGAAGCCATATTTACCGAACCGAACTGTGTTGCCAAATTTGCAGACGTGCCCCATTTAGGCGTTAAGGTTTCGCCCGCCCCAATACTAGACGGCGTAGCCGAACACATGAAAGAAACATTCAACATTCACGACGACAGCAAACTCAAACAGACAGACGTGGTAAACGTCCTCAAAGAAGCCAAAGCAGAAATCCTTGTCAACTACTTACCCGTTGGAAGTCGAAACGCCACGCGCTTTTATGCTCAAGCAGCTTTGGATGCTGGATGCGCCTTTGTAAACTGCATACCAGAGTTTATAACTTCAGACCCGGTTTGGAGCAAAAAATTTGAAGAGAAAGGATTACCTGTGGCTGGAGACGACGTGAAAAGCCAGTTGGGTGCAACCATTCTCCACCGTAACTTGGTTAGGTTATGCGTGGATAGGGGAGTGATTGTCGACGAGACTTATCAGCTTAATCTCGGCGGCGACACGGATTTCCAGAACATGACCGTGGAAGAGCGTTTACACACTAAGCGTATAAGCAAAACCGAAGCAGTAACAAGCCTTGTCCCCTACGAGTTGCCAACAAGAATAGGTCCTTCTGACTATGTGCCCTTTCTGGGAAACAAGAAAATATGCTACATTTGGCTTAAAGGCAGAAAATTCGGCGACAGACCCTTAACAATAACAGTCAAGCTAGAAGTAGAAGATTCGCCAAACAGCGCTGGAGTCGTAATCGACGTTATAAGAGCAGCAAAACTTGCATTAGACCGCAAAATCGCCGGTCCACTCATAAGCATATCCTCATACGCTTTTAAGCATCCGCCGATACAAGTGCCAGACCCCATAGCCAAAGAGTGGGTGGAAGAATACATACAAGGAAAAAGAGAACGCTAG
- a CDS encoding tyrosine-type recombinase/integrase has translation MTEAEERDSFPHECLEASGSSTQSPKSPQPISCPECGSTKLYRDGLRYLSDGSSVQRWLCRNCGYRFTDPNQKAKTGWRILPSGLNSRSSLFYSCQGNNDPDGRGPSALEAVQTLATVEKESEKQAAGATETNTIAAHILDYAWNAKKRGLAEQTIKQRVCRLKQLVKRGANLLDPDSVLTVLATNNWTDSNKRVFIVAYKSFAKTFNIAFEPPKTRVERKLPFIPTEEELDQLIAGCGKKTATFLQVLKETGARTAEALKLKWIDIDEKSCVIRINNPVKGSLARAIKVSAETIAMINALPKTSEYVFNTNQYTLRANFYDQRKKIARKLQNPRLLQIRLHTFRHWKATMEYHKTKNIKWVQQLLGHKKLENTDFYTQLINFESDEYHVAYARNLEEESKLIEAGFEYVRYSEKDGVAIYRKRK, from the coding sequence GTGACTGAGGCTGAGGAGCGCGATTCTTTTCCGCACGAATGTCTTGAGGCTTCAGGCTCTTCGACGCAGTCTCCTAAATCTCCTCAGCCAATAAGTTGCCCAGAATGTGGTTCTACGAAACTTTATAGAGATGGGCTAAGATACCTCAGCGATGGCTCAAGTGTTCAGCGTTGGCTTTGTAGAAACTGCGGCTACCGCTTCACAGACCCCAACCAAAAAGCCAAAACCGGATGGAGGATTCTTCCATCCGGCTTAAATTCGCGTTCTAGCTTATTCTATTCCTGCCAAGGGAACAATGACCCAGACGGGCGAGGGCCCTCCGCCCTTGAGGCGGTGCAAACCTTGGCCACAGTAGAAAAAGAGAGTGAAAAGCAGGCTGCGGGAGCCACAGAGACAAATACAATTGCAGCGCACATCTTAGATTACGCTTGGAACGCTAAAAAGCGCGGTCTTGCTGAACAAACTATAAAGCAACGTGTATGCAGACTCAAGCAGTTGGTCAAAAGAGGCGCTAATCTCTTAGATCCAGACAGTGTGTTGACGGTTTTAGCTACGAACAACTGGACCGACTCAAACAAACGTGTATTTATAGTAGCCTACAAAAGCTTCGCTAAGACATTTAATATAGCATTTGAACCGCCAAAAACAAGGGTTGAAAGGAAACTGCCTTTCATCCCGACTGAGGAAGAACTGGATCAGTTAATCGCTGGTTGCGGCAAGAAAACAGCAACTTTTCTTCAAGTGCTGAAGGAAACGGGCGCTAGAACTGCTGAGGCATTAAAATTGAAGTGGATCGACATCGATGAAAAATCATGTGTTATCAGAATTAACAACCCAGTTAAGGGAAGTTTGGCTAGAGCTATCAAGGTATCAGCAGAAACAATCGCCATGATTAATGCGTTACCAAAAACAAGCGAATACGTATTCAACACAAACCAGTATACTTTGCGTGCAAATTTCTACGACCAACGCAAAAAGATTGCAAGAAAACTTCAGAACCCACGACTACTGCAGATTCGCCTCCACACTTTTAGACATTGGAAGGCTACCATGGAATATCATAAAACTAAAAACATCAAATGGGTTCAGCAACTTCTTGGGCATAAAAAACTTGAAAACACAGATTTCTATACACAGTTAATAAACTTTGAAAGCGACGAATACCATGTGGCTTACGCCAGAAACTTAGAAGAAGAAAGCAAATTAATAGAAGCTGGCTTCGAATATGTAAGGTATAGCGAGAAAGATGGCGTGGCCATATATCGAAAAAGAAAGTAG
- a CDS encoding Lrp/AsnC family transcriptional regulator: MEPKLDEKDLAILALLQKNCRLTARDIARKVNSPITTVFAKIKRMQKLGVIKAYKAILDSKKLGNATTAFILVSVSYRTKNDGELISQREIANEIVKFPEVQETHIITGDWDLLIKLKAEDVDAVGKFIIDRLRFIKGIEKTLTCMVFETCKETTEIQISAKKKSDKSYEEIIKKLKR, from the coding sequence ATGGAACCCAAACTTGATGAAAAAGATTTAGCAATTCTCGCTTTATTACAGAAAAATTGCAGATTGACCGCGAGAGACATCGCTAGAAAGGTTAATTCACCGATAACGACGGTTTTCGCAAAAATAAAGCGTATGCAAAAGTTAGGCGTAATAAAAGCGTACAAGGCAATTCTAGATTCAAAGAAGCTTGGTAATGCCACAACAGCTTTTATTCTTGTCTCAGTTTCCTACAGAACCAAAAATGATGGAGAACTAATCTCGCAGAGGGAGATTGCGAACGAAATAGTGAAGTTCCCCGAAGTTCAAGAGACTCACATAATCACTGGTGACTGGGATTTACTGATAAAACTTAAGGCTGAAGATGTTGATGCCGTTGGAAAATTTATCATTGATAGACTGAGGTTTATCAAGGGTATAGAGAAGACGCTTACATGCATGGTTTTTGAGACTTGTAAGGAGACAACAGAAATACAAATTAGTGCTAAGAAGAAATCGGACAAATCTTACGAAGAGATAATAAAGAAGCTAAAACGCTAG
- a CDS encoding M48 family metalloprotease, which yields MGRLAELKFAMGTSIFLVALIFAVFLSAIMLILNFPLIYAVIGTVLFILLEYLIGPAIVASSTRLRYLEAGENPWLESTVKELAEKSGIPMPKLAVVPEDTPNAFVFGRTAKGATLAVHEGLLTKLTQEEIKGVIGHELGHIKHKDYIVMTVLSAIPLLAYLIARGTWEVVRFSGSSSKKKEEGSIKAAFIAAAIVSYIVYIISLLCVMRLSRLREHYADAYSAYLTGSPRSLQSALAKITYGLSLSSKPPSGARAFYIGDPAMAREEVDIVMEKKQEYDLDKDGVLDERELELAMEKEAKSAWARINTWFATHPPTFKRILLLREIEGEMQSGKYTSDRIYAKI from the coding sequence TTGGGCAGATTAGCCGAGTTAAAGTTTGCAATGGGAACATCCATATTTCTAGTGGCATTAATATTTGCCGTGTTCTTATCCGCCATAATGCTCATTCTCAACTTTCCATTAATCTACGCAGTGATAGGCACAGTGCTGTTTATTTTGCTTGAATATCTCATCGGACCAGCCATCGTTGCAAGCTCAACCCGCCTACGCTACTTAGAAGCAGGAGAAAATCCATGGCTCGAATCAACAGTGAAAGAGCTTGCAGAAAAAAGCGGAATTCCAATGCCAAAGCTGGCTGTAGTGCCAGAAGACACGCCTAACGCTTTCGTGTTTGGCAGAACCGCAAAAGGTGCCACTCTCGCGGTTCACGAAGGACTCCTAACAAAACTTACCCAAGAAGAAATCAAAGGCGTTATCGGGCACGAGTTGGGTCACATAAAACATAAGGATTACATTGTAATGACCGTTCTTTCGGCAATACCGCTTCTCGCTTATCTCATCGCGAGAGGAACATGGGAAGTAGTGAGGTTCAGCGGCTCATCGTCAAAGAAGAAAGAAGAAGGCAGCATAAAAGCAGCTTTCATCGCAGCGGCAATAGTATCATACATCGTCTACATAATCTCGCTTTTATGCGTGATGCGCCTCAGCAGACTTCGCGAACATTACGCTGACGCCTATTCTGCCTATCTAACAGGTTCACCTAGAAGCCTACAAAGCGCGCTGGCAAAAATCACATATGGCTTGTCGCTTTCTTCAAAACCTCCGTCTGGAGCCAGAGCTTTCTATATAGGCGACCCCGCAATGGCTAGAGAGGAAGTTGATATTGTGATGGAGAAAAAGCAGGAGTATGACCTAGACAAGGATGGAGTGCTTGACGAGAGAGAACTGGAGTTAGCAATGGAAAAAGAAGCCAAATCAGCATGGGCAAGAATAAACACGTGGTTTGCTACCCACCCGCCAACATTTAAACGAATATTGCTTTTGCGTGAAATAGAAGGGGAAATGCAAAGCGGAAAATACACAAGCGACCGCATATATGCCAAAATATAG
- a CDS encoding DUF120 domain-containing protein, giving the protein MNHAIKKLKTLNVKGKVFSGSGEGSRFTSLPWVKEQIEEKLGFTPYVGTLNIKLLDGYVGFKKQLKKASIEILPEKGFCRGRCLPAFFMGETKCAIVIPEIANYPDDVVEVIAPINLKEKFQLKDGDLVEVNLML; this is encoded by the coding sequence ATGAATCATGCGATAAAAAAACTGAAAACACTGAATGTTAAAGGGAAGGTTTTCTCTGGAAGCGGCGAAGGTTCACGATTCACTAGTTTGCCGTGGGTGAAAGAGCAAATAGAGGAGAAACTTGGCTTCACACCCTACGTTGGCACATTAAACATAAAATTACTCGACGGCTACGTTGGTTTTAAGAAACAGCTAAAAAAGGCATCGATAGAGATTCTGCCTGAAAAGGGTTTCTGCCGTGGAAGATGCTTACCCGCCTTTTTTATGGGTGAAACGAAATGTGCGATTGTTATTCCCGAAATCGCAAATTATCCAGATGATGTTGTTGAAGTTATTGCGCCGATAAATTTGAAAGAAAAATTTCAGCTTAAAGATGGCGACTTGGTCGAAGTTAATCTAATGCTTTGA